From Plectropomus leopardus isolate mb chromosome 17, YSFRI_Pleo_2.0, whole genome shotgun sequence, a single genomic window includes:
- the s1pr5a gene encoding sphingosine 1-phosphate receptor 5a, with product MATESFHAAYAAVAPSAIPITPATRNLLRMFHEYQSNAVILTHYNYTGKLQENKYKEGLTSEAIAFLLVCLLIVMENAVVLLAIWKNKKFHMPMYYLLGNLTLSDLLAGFTYMVNIITSGANTLNMTPVLWFLREGGVFIMLAASVISLLAIAIERHVTMVRMKPYQGDKQGRMFALIGASWVLSVFLGVLPVLGWNCMGQLDQCSTVLPLYAKSYILFCITIFSAILMSIVVLYVRIFRIVKSNTQRLASVPQRKGLYRKSQKYMALLKTVTIVLGVFIMCWLPLFILLLLDFFCPAKSCGVLLKADYFLGIAMFNSLLNPIIYTLTSKDMRRAILRLLCRPCLLTKDGQVKKIGMPFLECSTSKADGPSHRLEGVETTVSSGNFTPSTIKAIYPRMSKT from the coding sequence ATGGCCACAGAGTCTTTCCATGCTGCTTACGCTGCTGTAGCCCCGTCCGCCATCCCCATAACCCCCGCCACGAGGAACCTGCTCAGGATGTTTCACGAGTACCAGAGTAACGCGGTCATCTTGACGCACTACAACTACACGGGAAAACTGCAAGAGAACAAGTACAAGGAAGGACTCACATCGGAGGCCATCGCGTTTCTGCTGGTGTGCCTGCTGATCGTCATGGAGAACGCCGTGGTGCTTTTGGCGATCTGGAAGAACAAGAAGTTCCACATGCCCATGTACTACCTACTGGGCAACCTGACGCTCTCGGACCTGCTCGCAGGCTTTACCTACATGGTGAACATCATAACATCCGGCGCCAACACTTTAAACATGACCCCGGTGCTTTGGTTCCTGAGGGAGGGCGGCGTGTTCATCATGCTGGCCGCTTCGGTCATCAGTCTGCTCGCCATCGCCATTGAGCGCCATGTCACGATGGTGAGGATGAAGCCGTATCAAGGGGACAAACAGGGGCGGATGTTTGCACTGATCGGAGCGAGCTGGGTGTTATCCGTGTTCCTTGGCGTCCTCCCCGTCCTCGGCTGGAACTGCATGGGCCAGCTTGATCAGTGCTCCACCGTGCTCCCGCTCTACGCCAAGAGCTACATCCTCTTCTGCATCACCATCTTCAGCGCCATCCTCATGTCCATCGTGGTGCTGTACGTGCGAATCTTCCGCATCGTGAAGTCCAACACCCAGCGCCTCGCTTCGGTCCCGCAGCGCAAAGGCCTCTACCGAAAGTCCCAGAAGTACATGGCGCTGTTGAAGACCGTCACCATCGTCCTGGGCGTCTTCATCATGTGCTGGCTGCcgctcttcatcctcctcctgctggaCTTCTTCTGTCCAGCCAAGAGCTGCGGCGTGCTCCTCAAGGCGGACTATTTCCTCGGCATCGCCATGTTCAACTCCCTCCTCAACCCGATCATCTACACGCTGACCAGCAAGGACATGAGGCGGGCGATCCTCCGGCTGCTCTGCCGACCCTGCCTCCTGACGAAGGACGGGCAGGTGAAGAAGATCGGGATGCCCTTCCTGGAGTGCAGCACCAGTAAGGCGGATGGACCCTCTCACAGACTGGAGGGAGTGGAGACGACCGTGTCCTCCGGAAACTTTACACCCTCGACCATCAAAGCAATTTACCCCCGGATGTCCAAAACATGA
- the spc24 gene encoding kinetochore protein Spc24, with amino-acid sequence MAQGHKFQDLEETGKVLVDFINSSQPKILRRVRDEQQALFDQHVETKKILTQILKDVAQTEESTGQRLLDMEEEKQQRERELESLEEQLRQHTAKGQMTDSELQFLQRELDSLRNTEHELETLQSEVDEDTTEVIPSAVYVSQLYYLISKIKWEYDTQPNILRGVHYGADLATPINIDTSARSRNDVSDQLWGFVSTEW; translated from the exons ATGGCTCAAGGTCATAAATTTCAGGACTTGGAGGAGACCGGGAAGGTTTTGGTGGATTTCATCAACAGCAGCCAACCGAAGATACTGAGACGAGTGAGAGATGAACAGCAGGCGCTTTTTGATCaacatgttgaaacaaaaaaaatcttgacacAGATTTTAAAAG ATGTGGCTCAGACTGAGGAGAGTACGGGCCAGAGGCTGCTGgacatggaggaggagaagcagcaaAGGGAGAGGGAGCTGGAGAGcctggaggagcagctgaggcAGCACACAGCCAAGGGCCAGATGACCGACTCAGAGTTACA ATTCCTGCAGAGAGAGTTGGACAGTCTGAGAAACACCGAACACGAGCTGGAGACGCTGCAGAGCGAGGTGGATGAAGACACGACCGAGGTCATCCCGTCAGCAGT ATACGTGTCTCAGCTGTACTACCTAATTTCCAAGATCAAGTGGGAATATGACACCCAGCCCAACATCTTAAGAGGAG TGCACTACGGCGCAGACCTGGCGACTCCCATCAACATCGACACCTCTGCGAGATCTCGAAATGACGTAAGCGACCAGCTGTGGGGCTTTGTCAGCACTGAGTGGTAG